One genomic window of Halococcus salifodinae DSM 8989 includes the following:
- a CDS encoding Glu/Leu/Phe/Val family dehydrogenase: MSEQVNPFESLQEQVDDAAAHLDVSDDQLERLKHPERVLETTLSIEDDDGSLATFKAFRSQFNGDRGPYKGGIRYHPNVSRDEVKALSGWMAYKCAVVDIPYGGGKGGIIIDPKEYSTAELERITRSFATELRPLIGPDRDIPAPDVNTGQREMNWIKDTYETLENTTAPGTVTGKAIASGGSEGRVEATGRSVMLTAREAFDYLGTDVADATVAVQGYGNAGAIAARLLDERGATVVAVSDSSGAVYNDEGLDAAAVKDHKNETGSVAEYADADEELSNRELLTLDVDLLIPAALENAIDADIAADVAADVIVEAANGPLTPEADEVLADRDVYVLPDVLANAGGVTVSYFEWVQNRRRFYWSEERVNDELETVIVNAFDGLVATFENRDLPTFRMAAYVVAIRRILDAHEEGGTFP; the protein is encoded by the coding sequence ACACCCCGAGCGCGTGCTCGAAACCACCCTCTCGATCGAGGACGACGACGGATCGCTGGCGACGTTCAAAGCCTTCCGGTCGCAGTTCAACGGCGACCGCGGTCCCTACAAGGGGGGCATCCGCTATCACCCGAACGTCTCCCGCGACGAGGTCAAGGCACTCTCGGGCTGGATGGCGTACAAGTGCGCGGTGGTCGACATTCCCTACGGCGGTGGGAAGGGCGGTATCATTATCGATCCGAAAGAGTACTCCACAGCGGAGCTCGAACGCATCACCCGTTCGTTCGCGACCGAGCTCCGACCGCTGATCGGACCGGATCGGGACATCCCCGCACCCGACGTCAACACCGGCCAGCGCGAGATGAACTGGATCAAGGACACCTACGAGACCCTCGAAAACACGACTGCACCGGGCACCGTCACCGGCAAGGCGATCGCGTCGGGCGGCAGCGAGGGCCGCGTCGAGGCCACAGGTCGATCGGTGATGCTCACCGCGCGCGAGGCGTTCGACTATCTGGGCACCGATGTCGCGGACGCGACGGTCGCCGTGCAGGGCTACGGCAACGCCGGCGCGATCGCCGCCCGCCTCCTCGACGAGCGCGGTGCGACCGTCGTCGCGGTCTCGGATTCGAGCGGTGCAGTGTACAACGACGAGGGGCTCGACGCCGCAGCGGTCAAGGACCACAAAAACGAGACCGGTAGCGTCGCCGAGTACGCCGACGCCGACGAGGAACTCTCGAACCGAGAGCTTCTCACCCTCGACGTCGATCTCCTGATTCCCGCAGCGCTCGAAAACGCCATCGATGCCGACATTGCGGCAGACGTCGCCGCCGACGTGATCGTCGAGGCTGCGAACGGGCCGCTGACCCCCGAGGCCGACGAGGTCCTGGCCGACCGTGACGTCTACGTCCTCCCCGACGTGCTCGCCAACGCCGGCGGTGTCACGGTCTCCTATTTCGAGTGGGTCCAGAACCGCCGGCGGTTCTACTGGTCCGAGGAACGCGTCAACGACGAGCTCGAAACGGTGATCGTGAACGCCTTCGACGGGCTCGTCGCAACGTTCGAGAACCGCGATCTGCCGACGTTCCGGATGGCAGCCTACGTCGTCGCCATCCGACGCATCCTCGACGCCCACGAAGAGGGCGGTACGTTCCCCTGA